Genomic window (Arcobacter aquimarinus):
TTTCAGGATTAGGAAGAGGTGCTGGAAACTGTCCTCTTGAATTGCTAATTGGCTTTTTGAAAAATCCAAAATACAAACTTATGCCTGTATTGAAATTTATCGAAGAGTATATTGTTCCACTAGAAAAAGAGCTTGATTGGGGATATAGTATTCCATATATGCTAACAGGTCAACTAAATGAACATCCAAGAGCTGCTATGAAAGCAAGAGATGAAAAAGATACAAAATATAGAGAGTTTTATAAATCTTTAATGGTTGATTAAAAAGGGCTTTGCCCTTTTTTATAAAAAGTTTGCTTTTGTAATTTTGCTTAACTCTTCACTTACTTTAAAAATTTTTCCTCTTATATTTTTATATCCAAAACTCTCAAGTCTTTTTGTATGTTTTTCCAAATATCTTTTTGCATCAGCTTCATTTGAAAATAAATAAATTCCACCAGCTTCTTTTGTAGTTTCACTTTCAGTCCAAATTTTCCAAAGTAATCCCTCTTCATTTGATATATCTTTTGCTAAATCAACAAAAGCTTTAGAAAATTCTTCACCAAAAATTCCATCATGTGGAAAATCTACCT
Coding sequences:
- a CDS encoding monooxygenase, with the protein product MSYILQVDFPHDGIFGEEFSKAFVDLAKDISNEEGLLWKIWTESETTKEAGGIYLFSNEADAKRYLEKHTKRLESFGYKNIRGKIFKVSEELSKITKANFL